In the Pseudoliparis swirei isolate HS2019 ecotype Mariana Trench chromosome 19, NWPU_hadal_v1, whole genome shotgun sequence genome, one interval contains:
- the LOC130209806 gene encoding neuronal acetylcholine receptor subunit non-alpha-3-like, with amino-acid sequence MKLTVLLLLLLCPLCLADINAQSEFVSLAEMEDALLRNLFQGYQRWVRPIQHVNDTVRVRFGLKISQLVDVDEKNQLMTTNVWLWQEWTDYKLRWNPDKYGGITSIRVPSENIWLPDIVLYENADGRFEGSLMTKAIVKFNGVITWTSPASYKSACTMDVTFFPFDRQNCTMKFGSWTYDGNMVDLVLADDQVDRKDFFDNGEWEILNATGARGNRKDDMYSYPFLTYSFILKRLPLFYTLFLIFPCLGLNFLTVLVFYLPSDEGEKLSLSTSVLVSLTVFLLVIEEIIPSSSKVIPLIGEYLLFIMIFVTLSIIVTVFVINVHHRSSATYHPMSPWVRHLFLQKLPRLLCMRGHTDRSHYPELAPESPELKPRSGGRKGGQRANTGARGQTTSEGKEDEAWATMLDKAVDSVRYISRHIRKEHFIREVVHDWKFVAQVLDRIFLWAFLTVSILGTVLIFTPALYMFFKIPAPIASESL; translated from the exons ATGAAGTTgacggtcctcctcctcctccttctctgcccGCTGTGCCTCGCCGACATCAACG CTCAAAGTGAGTTTGTGTCCTTGGCGGAGATGGAGGACGCCCTCCTGAGGAACCTTTTCCAAGGCTACCAGCGCTGGGTCCGGCCCATCCAGCACGTCAACGACACGGTCAGGGTCCGCTTCGGACTCAAGATCTCTCAGCTGGTTGATGTG GATGAGAAGAACCAGCTAATGACCACCAACGTTTGGCTGTGGCAG GAGTGGACCGATTACAAGCTGCGGTGGAATCCAGACAAATATGGAGGCATCACTTCCATCAGAGTCCCCTCTGAAAACATTTGGCTCCCAGACATCGTCCTCTATGAGAA TGCTGACGGGCGGTTCGAAGGCTCCCTGATGACCAAAGCCATCGTCAAGTTCAATGGTGTCATCACTTGGACGTCGCCCGCCAGTTACAAATCCGCCTGCACGATGGACGTCACCTTCTTCCCTTTTGACCGCCAGAACTGCACCATGAAGTTTGGCTCCTGGACATATGATGGCAACAtggtggacctggtcctcgCAGACGACCAGGTCGATCGGAAGGACTTCTTCGATAACGGGGAGTGGGAGATCCTCAACGCCACCGGAGCCAGAGGGAACAGGAAGGACGACATGTATTCGTACCCGTTCCTCACGTATTCCTTCATCCTGAAGAGGCTGCCGTTGTTCTACAcgctcttcctcatcttcccttGTTTGGGTTTGAACTTTCTGACCGTCCTGGTGTTTTACCTTCCCTCGGACGAAGGAGAGAAGCTGTCGCTCTCCACCTCGGTGCTGGTGTCGCTCACTGTGTTCCTCCTGGTCATAGAAGAGATCATTCCTTCTTCCTCCAAGGTGATCCCGCTCATTGGAGAGTACTTGCTGTTCATCATGATCTTCGTCACACTCTCCATCATCGTCACTGTCTTTGTCATCAACGTGCACCACCGCTCCTCAGCCACCTACCACCCCATGTCGCCGTGGGTTCGTCATCTCTTCCTCCAGAAGCTGCCGAGGTTGCTGTGCATGCGCGGACACACCGACCGCTCCCACTACCCAGAGCTGGCTCCTGAAAGCCCAGAGCTGAAGCCTCGCTCTGGGGGTCGGAAAGGAGGCCAGAGAGCGAACACCGGAGCCCGCGGACAGACAACTTCTGAGGGGAAGGAAGACGAGGCGTGGGCGACCATGTTGGATAAGGCCGTCGACTCGGTGCGCTACATCAGCAGACATATCCGCAAGGAGCACTTCATCCGCGAG GTGGTACACGACTGGAAGTTTGTGGCTCAAGTGCTTGACAGGATCTTCCTGTGGGCGTTTCTCACCGTCTCAATACTGGGCACTGTCCTCATCTTCACTCCAGCTCtgtacatgttttttaaaatccctgCTCCAATTGCAAGTGAGAGCCTTTAA